A window of the Xenopus laevis strain J_2021 chromosome 9_10L, Xenopus_laevis_v10.1, whole genome shotgun sequence genome harbors these coding sequences:
- the arhgap44.L gene encoding rho GTPase-activating protein 44 isoform X6, with product MKKQFNRMRQLANQTVGRAEKTEVLSEDLLQVEKRLELVKQVTHSTHKKLTACLQGQQGTDTDKRSKKLPLITLAQCLIEGSAVLGEDSLLGKMLILCGEAEDKLAQELIHFEQDMERDVVDPLFVLAEVEIPNIQKQRKHLAKLVLDMDSSRARWQQSAKSSGISSNLQPSGAKADALREEMEEAANRVEICRDQLSADMYNFVAKEIDYANYFQTLIEVQAEYHRKSLALLTAVLPQIKAQQEAWIEKPSFGKPLEEHLTVSGREIAFPIEACVTMLLECGMQEEGLFRVAPSASKLKKLKAALDCCVVDVAEYSADPHAIAGALKSYLRELPEPLMTFELYEEWIQASNFQEQDKRLQALCNACEKLPKANYNNLKYVIKFLAKLTEYQDANKMTPSNMAIVLGPNLLWPQAEENITEMMTTVSLQIVGIIEPLIQHADWFFPGDIEFNVTGNYGSPVHTNHNANYSSMPSPDMDHSDRKLHDQARRPLSVATDNMMLEFYKKDGLRKIQSMGVRVMDTSWVARRGSSLVRKGPSTPPAMQPPAPPPLDSAAMPQSPNPDLSVESPSPTPPSSGSQPGPERTSTLKGKELSPVSGPKSSTSTGHVVSSGGMGLSQLSIEQSPHSLRKVSKKLAPVPPKITYNQTGTVSDQSTGQPSPVSLSPTPPSTPSPYGLNYQGCLTSAPNLSSPPPLTSTLNKSRPLPKPRQRPSLPPPQPPTSSQSASSPQSVENSILDGLSPGESMSTDIIHFDIPSILIEIDTALKRDAMKEERERRSMEGRAESDEESESTVL from the exons GGCTGAGAAGACTGAGGTTTTGAGTGAAGACTTATTGCAG GTGGAGAAGCGCCTGGAGCTGGTGAAGCAGGTCACCCATAGCACCCACAAGAAATTAACAGCCTGCCTTCAGGGTCAACAGGGGACAGACACTGACAAGAGATCG AAAAAGCTACCTTTAATAACCCTGGCTCAGTGTTTGATTGAAGGATCGGCTGTTTTGGGCGAAGACTCTTTGCTTGG GAAGATGCTGATTCTATGCGGAGAGGCAGAGGACAAACTAGCCCAGGAGCTTATCCACTTTGAGCAGGATATGGAAAGAGACGTGGTGGACCCATTGTTTGTGCTGGCGGAG GTGGAGATCCCTAACATCCAAAAACAGAGAAAACACTTAGCCAAATTAGTCTTGGACATGGATTCTTCTAGAGCAAG GTGGCAGCAGTCTGCTAAATCTTCCGGAATCTCCAGCAATCTGCAGCCCTCGGGAGCTAAGGCTGACGCACTCAGGGAAGAGATGGAGGAGGCGGCAAACCGGGTTGAAATATGTAGG GATCAGTTGTCGGCAGATATGTACAACTTTGTGGCCAAAGAAATAGACTATGCAAACTACTTCCAGACG CTAATAGAAGTGCAAGCAGAGTACCACCGGAAATCACTCGCTTTATTGACTGCTGTGCTGCCACAGATCAAAGCCCAACAAG AGGCTTGGATAGAAAAGCCATCATTTGGGAAGCCCTTAGAGGAACATCTGACGGTCAGTGGGAGAGAGATTGCGTTTCCAATAGAGGCGTGCGTCACCATGCTGCTGGAATGTGGAATGCAAGAGGAG GGCCTGTTCCGAGTGGCTCCTTCTGCCTCCAAGCTGAAGAAGTTAAAAGCTGCCCTGGATTGCTGCGTAGTGGATGTGGCTGAATATTCTGCTGACCCACATGCCATAGCGG gAGCCTTAAAGTCTTATCTCCGAGAGCTTCCTGAGCCCCTCATGACATTTGAACTGTATGAAGAATGGATACAGGCATCAAA CTTCCAGGAACAAGACAAGAGGCTGCAAGCTCTATGTAACGCATGCGAGAAGCTTCCTAAGGCCAATTATAACAATCTCAA ATATGTCATAAAGTTTCTGGCCAAGTTAACAGAGTACCAGGACGCAAACAAGATGACCCCCAGCAATATGGCCATTGTACTGGGACCTAACCTCTTGTGGCCGCAGGCAGAAGA GAATATAACAGAGATGATGACCACCGTATCGCTCCAAATAGTGGGAATTATTGAGCCATTAATCCAGCATGCTGATTGGTTCTTCCCTGGCG ACATAGAGTTTAATGTGACGGGAAACTATGGCAGCCCCGTGCACACCAACCACAATGCCAACTACAGCTCCATGCCGTCCCCCGATATGGACCATTCAGACAGAAAACTGCACGACCAGGCCAGGAGGCCGCTCAGCGTGGCTACTGATAACATGATGCTGGAGTTCTACAAGAAGGATGG CCTTAGGAAAATACAAAG CATGGGCGTGAGGGTGATGGACACTTCATGGGTTGCCCGGCGCGGTTCTTCCTTAGTCCGCAAAGGCCCCTCCACCCCACCCGCCATGCAGCCCCCTGCTCCTCCTCCACTCGATTCCGCAGCCATGCCTCAGTCACCAAATCCTGACTTGTCCGTAGAAAGTCCCTCCCCTACTCCTCCCAGTAGTGGCTCCCAACCGGGTCCTGAGAGGACAAG cACATTAAAAGGAAAGGAGCTGTCACCTGTGTCTGGTCCAAAATCGAGCACGAGTACTGGCCATGTGGTGTCTTCAGGTGGGATGGGACTGAGCCAGCTTTCAATAGAGCAAAGCCCTCATTCTCTTAGGAAAG TATCCAAGAAACTAGCACCAGTGCCACCCAAGATTACATATAACCAGACAGGAACAGTGTCTGACCAATCCACGGGTCAGCCGTCTCCTGTCAGTCTTTCCCCAACACCTCCCAGCACCCCATCTCCTTATGGACTGAATTACCAGGGTTGTCTGACCTCTGCTCCCAATCTATCATCACCCCCACCGCTGACCAGCACTTTAAACAAATCCCGTCCCTTGCCAAAACCAAGACAGAGACCATCTCTTCCCCCACCCCAGCCTCCCACCTCAAGTCAGTCTGCTTCCAGCCCACAGTCTGTGGAGAACAGCATCTTAGATGGCCTATCTCCTGGGGAAAGTATGTCTACAG ATATCATCCATTTCGACATTCCGTCCATCCTTATTGAAATTGACACTGCCTTGAAACGTGATGCCATGAAAGAGGAACGAGAAAGGCGTTCCATGGAGGGCAGAGCTGAATCAGATGAGGAGTCAGAAAGCACGGTGCTTTGA